The following are from one region of the Bacillus methanolicus MGA3 genome:
- a CDS encoding Nramp family divalent metal transporter, protein MSENIKKLAAVDDGWRNKRTQPTLPEVYRSLRIPKKGSWIKKFLAFAGPGYLVAVGYMDPGNWATDIAGGSQFGYTLLSVILLSNLMAILLQALAGKLGIVTGRDLAQACRDHYSKPVAMVLWILCELAIAACDLAEVIGSAIALNLLFGIPLIYGVIITALDVLVVLLLQNKGFRYIETLVIILILTIGACFATEIFLSKPDVGGILKGFVPSTEIINNPSMLYIAIGILGATVMPHNLYLHSSIVQTRQYDRTTLGKRQAIKFATWDSTIALFFALFINASILIVSSAAFHKAGMKDVAEIGDAYHLLAPLLGTTLGSILFGVALLASGQNSTLTGTLAGQIVMEGFLNIRLPGWLRRLITRLIAIVPAVVVTALYGESGTAQLLILSQVILSLQLSFAVVPLIQFTSDKKKMGEFANPLWLKVIAWIVAIVIISLNAYLLFQTFFG, encoded by the coding sequence ATGAGTGAAAATATAAAAAAACTGGCAGCTGTTGATGATGGTTGGAGAAATAAACGGACACAACCAACGCTGCCCGAAGTATATAGAAGTTTGCGAATACCAAAGAAGGGTTCTTGGATCAAAAAGTTTCTGGCGTTTGCTGGACCAGGATACTTAGTAGCCGTGGGGTATATGGATCCGGGAAACTGGGCAACTGATATTGCAGGAGGTTCCCAGTTCGGATACACGTTACTTTCAGTTATTTTGCTTTCAAATTTAATGGCAATATTGCTTCAAGCATTAGCTGGCAAGTTGGGAATTGTAACAGGAAGGGATTTAGCCCAAGCTTGTCGAGATCATTATAGTAAGCCAGTGGCAATGGTCTTATGGATTTTATGCGAGTTAGCCATCGCAGCTTGTGATCTAGCGGAAGTGATCGGTTCAGCAATCGCTTTAAATTTGTTGTTTGGAATTCCGTTAATATATGGAGTCATAATAACAGCTCTGGATGTATTGGTCGTATTGTTATTGCAGAATAAAGGTTTTCGTTATATTGAAACGCTCGTGATTATTTTAATTCTAACCATTGGTGCTTGCTTTGCGACTGAAATCTTTCTTTCTAAGCCCGATGTAGGCGGTATATTGAAGGGGTTTGTGCCAAGCACAGAGATTATTAACAATCCATCAATGCTCTATATCGCAATCGGTATTTTAGGTGCAACCGTAATGCCTCATAATCTTTATCTGCATTCTTCCATTGTGCAGACACGCCAATACGATCGAACAACATTGGGTAAACGGCAAGCGATCAAATTTGCCACTTGGGATTCAACCATTGCCTTATTCTTTGCTTTATTTATTAATGCATCGATCCTAATTGTTTCTTCTGCTGCATTCCATAAAGCAGGAATGAAGGATGTTGCGGAGATTGGTGATGCTTATCATTTGCTTGCTCCATTGCTTGGAACAACACTTGGAAGTATTTTATTTGGAGTTGCTTTGTTGGCTTCGGGACAAAACTCAACATTAACAGGAACGTTAGCTGGTCAAATCGTGATGGAAGGTTTTCTAAACATTCGCCTTCCTGGTTGGTTAAGAAGGCTTATCACTCGATTGATTGCCATTGTCCCAGCCGTTGTTGTAACTGCTCTTTATGGCGAAAGCGGAACGGCGCAATTACTTATTTTGAGCCAAGTTATTCTGTCTTTGCAGCTTTCCTTTGCGGTGGTTCCTCTAATACAATTCACAAGCGATAAAAAGAAAATGGGGGAATTCGCTAACCCATTATGGTTGAAAGTTATTGCTTGGATTGTAGCTATTGTGATTATCAGCCTAAACGCATATTTATTGTTTCAGACTTTCTTTGGATAA
- a CDS encoding CPBP family intramembrane glutamic endopeptidase, with protein sequence MHWGKVVIHCLMLIILFLLAAIFVNPLTDGIENGTMRVAVKELLRIGFTVGLLWLYARLFFKKSSGYFRIHKLFETDKIWVFVGLAMPLTVIAFYLLTQFVVFEKQEHFHIESALAFITVSFIMACSAGVIEEILFRGYLFKLIEDKWNAITAVCITSILFGALHLLTVNGLKLVDVCLVLIAGSLVGIMFSLIVYKTGNVWNAVVVHIIWNFFMNSQMVQFAPVADRSHSSLVMLRLKSDSVWITGGTFGIEVALPVVVLYVLIICWIGFRKTNVRRNTFTF encoded by the coding sequence ATGCACTGGGGAAAGGTTGTTATACATTGTTTGATGTTGATTATTTTGTTTTTGTTAGCTGCCATTTTTGTGAATCCCTTGACGGATGGGATTGAAAACGGTACGATGCGGGTTGCGGTCAAAGAACTTCTACGTATTGGATTTACTGTAGGACTGCTATGGTTGTATGCGCGGCTGTTCTTTAAAAAATCGAGTGGATACTTTCGTATTCATAAACTGTTCGAGACGGATAAAATATGGGTCTTTGTTGGCTTGGCAATGCCACTTACAGTAATAGCATTTTATCTGCTCACACAATTCGTCGTTTTTGAAAAGCAAGAACATTTTCATATTGAATCTGCGTTAGCGTTTATCACTGTCTCGTTCATAATGGCATGCTCTGCCGGGGTGATTGAAGAGATTTTGTTCCGCGGATATTTGTTTAAGCTAATCGAAGACAAATGGAATGCGATTACCGCCGTTTGCATCACTTCTATCTTGTTCGGCGCCCTTCATTTACTTACTGTGAATGGGCTGAAGTTGGTTGATGTGTGCTTGGTACTTATCGCTGGCAGCTTGGTTGGCATTATGTTTTCGCTTATTGTTTATAAGACGGGGAATGTATGGAATGCAGTCGTGGTGCATATCATTTGGAACTTTTTTATGAACTCCCAAATGGTGCAATTTGCTCCTGTGGCTGACAGAAGTCATTCTTCGCTTGTGATGCTCAGGTTAAAATCGGACAGTGTTTGGATAACGGGCGGTACATTTGGGATCGAAGTTGCTCTTCCTGTTGTCGTGCTATATGTACTCATTATCTGCTGGATCGGATTTCGCAAAACAAACGTTAGAAGGAATACTTTCACTTTTTAA
- a CDS encoding C40 family peptidase, protein MIKKMMMLLCTAIMLAMGFMNPLVQAESVNYLENLKPELKGQVQPIISKSDQEVPQVKNELSGINYQIQKVDQAIRDNKKMIVQAEADIIETTSEIKQLKKEIVELEERIAKRNEILKERAISYQASGGGDVSYLEVLLGSESFSDFVDRAGAVVMIAQADKELLEQYEDEKRDLKNKQDSLQHKLTDLTEKKTEHEGMQAQLEEQQKQYNLRKEQLAKKEEKKIALKVESHIKASHLTVSKQILDNSAKATDVSAAPNTNQGTNGNKNSVITAGYKYIGNSVYVFGGGRTAYDIANGRFDCSGFVHWAFSQAGIKVGSSTDSLKNSGRQISVNEMQPGDLVFFDTYKKDGHVGIYIGNGKFIGSQSSTGVAIADMSNGYWKQKFNGRVVRIS, encoded by the coding sequence TTGATAAAAAAAATGATGATGCTGCTGTGCACGGCAATAATGCTTGCAATGGGATTTATGAATCCACTTGTACAAGCAGAATCCGTTAATTACTTGGAAAATCTAAAACCGGAATTGAAGGGACAGGTTCAACCAATCATATCAAAGTCAGATCAAGAAGTTCCCCAAGTTAAAAATGAGCTTTCGGGAATAAATTATCAAATACAGAAAGTCGATCAGGCAATACGAGATAATAAAAAAATGATTGTGCAAGCAGAAGCAGATATTATTGAAACAACTTCAGAAATCAAACAGCTTAAAAAAGAGATTGTTGAATTAGAAGAAAGAATCGCTAAACGAAATGAAATATTAAAAGAACGTGCAATTTCTTATCAAGCAAGCGGCGGTGGTGATGTCAGCTATTTGGAAGTGCTGCTTGGTTCTGAGAGCTTTAGTGATTTTGTAGACCGGGCAGGTGCAGTGGTTATGATTGCACAAGCAGACAAGGAGCTTTTGGAACAGTACGAAGATGAAAAAAGGGATCTTAAAAACAAACAAGATTCATTACAACACAAACTTACTGATTTGACTGAAAAGAAAACTGAGCATGAAGGAATGCAGGCTCAACTCGAAGAGCAGCAAAAACAATACAATTTGAGAAAGGAACAACTTGCAAAAAAAGAAGAAAAAAAGATTGCTTTAAAGGTTGAATCTCATATCAAAGCTAGTCATCTTACGGTCTCCAAGCAAATTTTAGATAATTCGGCCAAAGCAACAGACGTATCTGCTGCGCCGAATACGAATCAAGGAACGAATGGAAACAAAAACAGTGTCATTACAGCAGGCTATAAATATATTGGAAATTCAGTCTATGTCTTTGGCGGCGGAAGAACCGCCTATGATATTGCGAATGGAAGATTTGATTGCTCCGGTTTCGTTCATTGGGCATTTTCACAAGCAGGCATCAAAGTGGGTTCCAGTACCGATTCCTTAAAAAATTCAGGGCGTCAAATTTCAGTAAACGAAATGCAGCCGGGAGATCTCGTTTTCTTTGATACATATAAAAAGGATGGACACGTTGGCATTTATATTGGAAACGGGAAATTCATCGGATCACAAAGCTCTACCGGTGTAGCCATTGCTGATATGTCAAACGGTTATTGGAAACAAAAGTTCAATGGACGCGTCGTTCGAATCTCATAA
- the trpB gene encoding tryptophan synthase subunit beta, translating into MTSMSRVKLGYFGEFGGSFVPNELQHVLNHLEEQFLKYKDDPEFQEEFAFYLKEYIGRENPLTFAENLTKQIGRAKIYLKREDLNHTGAHKINNAIGQILLAKRMGAKRIIAETGAGQHGVATATACAMFGMECVIYMGKTDTERQALNVFRMELLGAKVVPVEKGQGRLKDAVDEALNDLVQNYQNTFYLLGSAVGPHPYPTMVKHFQSVISQESKRQILEKEGKLPAAVIACIGGGSNTIGAFAHYIDEPNVRLIGVEPSEAPTLTEGVPAVIHGFKCLTLLDENGQPKPTHSIAAGLDYPGVGPEHSYLKATGRAEYVTVTGQEALAAFQLLSKTEGIIPALESSHAIAYAIKLAKELSKDDAIIVNLSGRGDKDVEQVFNMIKK; encoded by the coding sequence ATGACTAGTATGAGCAGAGTAAAATTAGGGTATTTTGGGGAGTTTGGAGGAAGTTTTGTACCAAATGAACTTCAACATGTATTAAACCACTTAGAGGAACAATTTTTGAAATATAAGGATGATCCGGAATTCCAAGAAGAATTTGCGTTCTATCTTAAAGAATATATTGGCCGGGAAAATCCGCTTACTTTTGCAGAAAATTTAACAAAACAAATTGGCAGAGCGAAGATTTATTTAAAAAGAGAGGATTTAAATCATACCGGCGCTCACAAAATCAATAATGCAATCGGACAGATTCTATTAGCGAAACGAATGGGAGCGAAGCGGATTATTGCTGAAACAGGTGCAGGTCAGCATGGTGTCGCCACTGCTACTGCATGTGCCATGTTCGGAATGGAATGTGTGATTTATATGGGGAAAACAGACACAGAACGTCAAGCACTCAACGTGTTTCGAATGGAACTGCTGGGTGCGAAAGTAGTTCCGGTTGAAAAAGGGCAAGGGCGGCTAAAAGATGCTGTTGATGAAGCTTTAAATGACCTGGTTCAAAACTATCAAAATACGTTTTATTTATTAGGGTCGGCTGTAGGGCCACATCCATATCCAACCATGGTAAAACATTTTCAATCTGTGATAAGCCAAGAATCGAAACGGCAAATTCTCGAAAAAGAAGGGAAGCTCCCTGCTGCAGTAATCGCTTGTATTGGTGGAGGAAGCAATACTATTGGTGCGTTTGCCCACTATATTGATGAACCAAATGTCCGTTTAATCGGTGTCGAACCAAGTGAAGCTCCTACTTTAACTGAAGGGGTTCCAGCTGTAATTCATGGTTTTAAATGCTTAACGCTGCTGGACGAAAATGGGCAGCCTAAACCTACTCATTCCATTGCAGCTGGTTTGGATTATCCTGGTGTCGGACCGGAGCATAGCTATTTGAAAGCAACGGGAAGAGCTGAATATGTGACCGTTACTGGCCAAGAAGCGTTAGCAGCTTTTCAGTTGTTATCCAAAACAGAAGGAATTATCCCGGCTTTGGAAAGTTCCCATGCAATTGCCTATGCTATTAAATTGGCAAAAGAACTCTCCAAAGACGATGCCATAATAGTCAATTTATCCGGCCGCGGTGATAAAGACGTAGAACAAGTATTTAACATGATAAAAAAATAA
- a CDS encoding multicopper oxidase family protein: MILSKFVDELPIPPILKALRKDQFHTYYEVNMTEFKHSFHSELNDTTVWGYEGSYPGPTIEVESGEKVFIKWINNLPDKHLLPVDNTVHGAHVDVPEVRTVVHVHGASVEWESDGYPEAWFTKGFKQVGPYFRKQIYRYDNYNRACTQWYHDHALGITRLNVYAGLAGFYLIRDQRERILNLPSGEYEIPLMIQDKTFNKDGSLYYPKQPEKPVPELETSIVPEFIGDAILVNGKVWPHLKVEPRKYRFRLLNASNTRFYRLKLDSGQLIYQIATDGGFMQYPIGVKEIMLAPAERADVIIDFTNLEGKNIIMTNDAPAPFPTGDPVDENTSAVMQFRVTLPLASVDTSVIPAYMMPHPKIKEQSASKIRYLTLNDNMDKYGREFMLLDNKQWDAPITENPKLGSTEIWYLINLTTDTHPIHLHLIDFQILDRRDFDVEKYKKERIIHYTGPPMPPDPQERGWKDTVRANPNQVTRIIMKFGPYEGLYVWHCHILEHEDYEMMRPYIVIR, translated from the coding sequence ATGATTCTCTCTAAATTTGTAGATGAGCTCCCCATTCCCCCTATTTTAAAAGCTCTACGGAAAGATCAGTTTCATACTTATTATGAAGTGAATATGACGGAATTTAAGCATTCATTTCATAGTGAGTTAAATGACACGACTGTATGGGGCTATGAAGGCAGTTATCCAGGACCCACAATTGAAGTAGAGAGCGGAGAAAAAGTGTTTATTAAATGGATTAACAATCTTCCAGATAAGCATCTTTTGCCGGTTGACAATACGGTGCATGGCGCCCATGTGGATGTACCGGAAGTACGAACGGTGGTACACGTACATGGCGCTAGTGTTGAATGGGAAAGCGATGGCTACCCGGAGGCTTGGTTTACAAAGGGATTCAAACAAGTTGGTCCTTATTTTAGAAAACAAATATATCGATATGATAATTACAATCGAGCTTGCACCCAATGGTATCATGACCATGCGCTTGGCATCACGAGGCTCAATGTGTATGCTGGATTGGCAGGATTCTATCTTATCAGAGATCAACGGGAACGTATATTGAATTTACCAAGTGGGGAATATGAGATCCCTCTTATGATACAAGACAAGACTTTTAATAAAGATGGTTCTCTTTATTACCCAAAGCAGCCAGAAAAACCAGTTCCGGAATTAGAAACGTCGATAGTTCCTGAATTTATTGGGGATGCCATTTTGGTGAACGGAAAAGTTTGGCCGCATCTAAAAGTGGAACCCCGTAAATATCGATTCAGGCTGTTAAATGCATCCAACACTCGTTTCTATAGGCTAAAACTTGATTCCGGACAACTTATTTATCAAATCGCGACGGATGGAGGTTTCATGCAATACCCGATAGGAGTCAAAGAAATCATGTTGGCACCCGCAGAACGAGCAGATGTGATCATTGATTTTACCAATCTTGAGGGCAAGAATATAATCATGACAAATGATGCGCCCGCGCCTTTTCCAACCGGAGATCCGGTAGATGAAAATACAAGTGCTGTAATGCAGTTTAGAGTGACTCTTCCACTGGCAAGTGTTGATACGAGTGTTATTCCGGCTTATATGATGCCTCATCCCAAAATAAAAGAACAGTCAGCTTCAAAGATACGATACCTAACATTAAATGATAATATGGATAAGTACGGTCGTGAATTCATGCTATTGGATAATAAACAGTGGGATGCCCCCATAACAGAAAATCCAAAATTGGGATCTACCGAAATATGGTATCTAATTAACTTAACTACGGATACACATCCTATTCATCTTCACTTAATTGATTTTCAAATATTAGACCGGAGAGATTTCGATGTAGAGAAGTATAAAAAGGAGAGAATTATCCATTATACAGGTCCTCCGATGCCTCCCGATCCACAAGAACGAGGATGGAAGGATACAGTAAGAGCTAATCCTAACCAGGTAACTCGAATTATTATGAAGTTTGGTCCTTATGAAGGATTGTATGTATGGCACTGTCATATCTTGGAGCACGAGGATTATGAGATGATGAGACCGTATATTGTTATCAGATAA